Sequence from the Elusimicrobiaceae bacterium genome:
GTTGCGGCCCCGTTCAATAAACTGTTCCGAACAGAGGTTCAGCAGCCGGTCAGATTTCCTCGGCTTTCTGCACATCATCCGCAATGTGATGCGGGGTAACGGGTTCCGGCGCATGTTTAGGATTCGGCAAATCGAGTATCAGCCGCCAGACCGCCCAGAGCATTGACATGGTAGCCAGAAAAAACACGACCGGCAGAAAATCCGGCATCGTCATGTCAAGCACCTTGGCGGTGTCATATATCACATAAATAATGTAGGTGAACGCTATCCCCCAGCCGTAAGCCTTATCCTTGAAACCGCCGAGCATGATGCCCATCATGGCAATAGCCACTTCAAATAGAATTGAAACGTATTGCATTTTTTCCATAAAACGGTTCCCTCCATTTTATCTGCTAGATTATACAATAAAATGAACCTTTCTCCGGTTTGCGCCGGGAACTTCGGTTTGTACAAGCTGTCGTTTGCTCCGGCAGCGGGGAAGCATAATTCATTACCATGCTTGAGCTATGCCATGCCGGCAATTATTCTGTCGTGGCGACCAGCGCCGGATTTCTTGCGTGCGGAATATTTATCAGATCCGCCCGCGCCGCCGGGCAGAACCGCCTTTTGAAAATAGCGCGGCATATTGCGCTCGCGTGCCAGCCACTTCTCCCGCGGGCGGGAGCGCGGGCCGCAAAAATGTATAATCTGGAAATGTTTACATTTGCGCGCGGCAATTCGCCGCTTACAAAATCCGGGAAGCTGAAAGTTTTTTTCACCGTATTGTCAGCGGGTTTCGCGCTTGCGGCGCTCTACTGCTGCGTAAGCGGCGCGTTGCACGGTTATAAATTCCCTTACGGCAGTTTGTTGTTTAACTCCGAACGCCAGTTCGGAGATTTTTACGACAACTGGTTCAAATGGCAATATGACCGCCAGTTTCTGCTGTCGCGTTCCGCTCTCACCGTGCTGCCGCTGGGCAATGTGCTCATGTATGCGTTTTCGCGGATAAATCCGGCATGGACGGCCCTGTTCATTTTTTCTGCGCTAGGCGCGGCGTTTTTTGTCTGTTATTGTTTCTGGGGAACGGGCAGGCTGTCGTTCGCAGTGCGGGCGGCGGCGGTTATCGCGTTATGCGGGCTGTGTTATCCATTTCTGTTTACGCTCGACAGGGGCAACATGCAGCTTTATTACTTTATGCTGGTGTCCGCCTTTCTTTACGCATACAGCCGGGGCGCGTATGCGGTTGCGGCGGCAATATTCGGTTTTTCACTCGGATTAAAACCGTTTCATATAGTATTCGCGGTTTTATTTGTGGCGGACCGGAAATACCGGGAGCTTGCGGCCGCATTCTGCGTGTTCGCTCTGACGGCGGCGGGCGCGTCCGCCCTGCTTGCCGTATGGAACGGGCTTACCGTTAACCAGTTTCTGCATCCGGATCCCGGGCCCAAAGGAAACTGGACAGTAAGTTATCATCAGGCTTATGTGGTAGGCAATAACGGCCTGTTTTTCG
This genomic interval carries:
- a CDS encoding glycosyltransferase 87 family protein → MFTFARGNSPLTKSGKLKVFFTVLSAGFALAALYCCVSGALHGYKFPYGSLLFNSERQFGDFYDNWFKWQYDRQFLLSRSALTVLPLGNVLMYAFSRINPAWTALFIFSALGAAFFVCYCFWGTGRLSFAVRAAAVIALCGLCYPFLFTLDRGNMQLYYFMLVSAFLYAYSRGAYAVAAAIFGFSLGLKPFHIVFAVLFVADRKYRELAAAFCVFALTAAGASALLAVWNGLTVNQFLHPDPGPKGNWTVSYHQAYVVGNNGLFFGHSVFGALKVVLMHFYNCGLFALGTVEELVERMARPYFVAAAAGYLYAAWFVIRRETVLWRRVALLTVCMTALPFVSADYRLTLYLIPFFMFLNAPGENTDFVYSVLFGLVLIPKNYYFRVFSFVPPDTGLGIVATPAVLLYFAWRLMRDRRFVTGAGVKAD